The Ensifer adhaerens genome contains a region encoding:
- the aldA gene encoding aldehyde dehydrogenase, producing the protein MSPYRNFSGGLFIESASAAVIDVRNPATGQVFTSVPAATDEEAIAAVDAAVKAQRAWAALPAIQRGDALRRLATVLESRAERIGAALALESGKSLADATAEVIYGAELMRYHAEWARRIEGEVIESDNPGETLLLKRTPIGVAACLIPFNYPIYTLVRKIAPALISGNAVVVRPSNNTPTSAFAVAEAIVEAGLPEGLVNILTMSHDVAKTLCTHPGVGMITLTGSVSAGRIVLEYCKENIAKPSLELGGKTPVIVEPDADLGAVAKMIITAKTTHCGQVCTSAERLYVHENVHDRLLAKLREGFAARTFGNRAEDAGRMGPLANAAAQKRVHEMVEQARAEGGTIETGGYLPDGDGYFYPPTLISGCTQEMEIVREEVFGPVLAVLRYSAFEEALAKASDHQFGLSSVLFTENYRTVMRASDAIEAGELYVNRFPADPYQGFHAGWKRSGLGGDDGKHGMLEFTQTRLVVLKH; encoded by the coding sequence ATGAGCCCCTATCGCAACTTCTCCGGCGGCCTTTTCATTGAAAGCGCGTCCGCGGCTGTGATCGACGTGCGCAACCCGGCGACCGGTCAAGTCTTCACGTCTGTGCCGGCGGCAACGGACGAGGAGGCGATAGCGGCGGTCGATGCCGCGGTGAAGGCGCAGCGCGCGTGGGCAGCACTGCCGGCCATCCAGCGCGGTGATGCCTTGCGCCGGCTGGCGACGGTGCTGGAAAGCCGGGCGGAACGCATCGGCGCAGCCCTTGCGCTGGAATCGGGCAAGAGCCTTGCCGACGCGACCGCCGAAGTGATCTACGGCGCCGAGCTGATGCGCTACCACGCCGAATGGGCCCGCCGCATCGAGGGTGAAGTCATCGAGAGCGATAATCCGGGCGAAACCCTGCTCCTCAAGCGCACGCCGATCGGCGTCGCCGCCTGCCTCATCCCGTTCAATTATCCGATCTACACGCTCGTGCGGAAGATCGCCCCGGCGCTGATATCAGGAAACGCCGTCGTCGTGCGGCCGAGCAACAACACGCCGACCTCCGCCTTTGCCGTGGCCGAAGCCATCGTCGAGGCGGGCCTGCCCGAGGGCCTCGTCAACATCCTGACGATGTCGCACGATGTTGCAAAGACGCTCTGCACCCATCCGGGTGTCGGCATGATCACACTGACGGGCAGTGTTTCGGCTGGCCGGATCGTGCTCGAATACTGCAAGGAAAACATCGCCAAGCCGTCGCTCGAACTGGGCGGCAAGACGCCTGTGATCGTCGAGCCGGATGCGGATCTCGGCGCGGTGGCGAAGATGATCATTACCGCCAAGACCACCCATTGCGGCCAGGTCTGCACCAGCGCCGAACGGCTCTACGTTCATGAAAACGTCCACGACCGGCTGCTTGCCAAGCTGCGCGAAGGTTTTGCCGCCCGCACATTCGGCAATCGCGCCGAGGATGCTGGTCGTATGGGTCCGCTTGCCAATGCCGCGGCACAGAAGCGCGTGCATGAAATGGTCGAGCAGGCGAGGGCGGAGGGTGGAACGATCGAGACGGGCGGTTATCTGCCTGATGGCGATGGCTACTTCTATCCGCCGACGCTGATTTCCGGCTGTACCCAAGAGATGGAGATCGTGCGCGAGGAAGTCTTCGGTCCGGTGCTCGCCGTCCTCCGTTATTCCGCCTTCGAGGAAGCGCTGGCGAAGGCCAGCGATCATCAGTTCGGCCTGAGCTCGGTGCTCTTTACCGAAAACTATCGCACCGTCATGCGCGCCAGCGACGCAATCGAAGCCGGCGAACTCTACGTCAACCGCTTCCCGGCCGATCCCTACCAGGGCTTTCATGCCGGCTGGAAACGCTCGGGGCTCGGCGGTGATGACGGCAAGCATGGCATGCTGGAATTCACCCAGACGCGCCTCGTCGTCCTGAAACACTGA
- a CDS encoding mandelate racemase/muconate lactonizing enzyme family protein, translating into MKIASLKTYAVAVPPPHVGGMYWIFVRLTTACGIEGIGEIYATSFHPSAMTPLIEDVFERHLLGHDPHQIERFWRSAYSSGFTQRPDPTMMGIVSGLEIACWDIIGKAAGRPVSDLLGGTVHAKLRAYTYLYPKNAAGEFDFNDPDLAAECAVEMVEMGFTAVKFDPAGPYTNYSGHQLSLGVMDRCEEFCRKIRDAVGSSADLLFGTHGQMVPSSAIRLARRLEKYDPLWFEEPVPPGQEAAMAEVARATSIPVSTGERLTTKYEFQRVLELKAASILQMNVARVGGLLEAKKIAGMAEAHYAQIAPHLYNGPVGAAASIQLSAATPNFLIHEAILDFSGFHADVLKTKLAVEDGYLIPSREPGLGIELNMDVVEKHTPYTGERLHLQMDSRPADVKAFAPARG; encoded by the coding sequence ATGAAGATCGCGTCTCTCAAGACCTATGCCGTTGCCGTCCCGCCGCCGCATGTTGGCGGCATGTACTGGATCTTCGTCCGCCTCACCACCGCCTGCGGTATCGAGGGCATCGGCGAAATCTATGCGACCTCCTTCCATCCTAGCGCGATGACGCCGCTGATCGAGGACGTCTTTGAACGGCATCTTCTTGGCCATGATCCGCACCAGATCGAGCGCTTCTGGCGCTCGGCCTATTCGAGCGGCTTCACCCAGCGCCCCGATCCGACGATGATGGGCATCGTCTCGGGTCTCGAGATCGCCTGCTGGGACATTATCGGCAAGGCGGCAGGACGGCCGGTCTCCGACCTTCTCGGTGGAACGGTGCACGCGAAGCTCCGCGCCTATACCTATCTCTATCCGAAGAACGCTGCCGGCGAGTTCGATTTCAACGACCCGGATCTCGCAGCCGAATGCGCCGTCGAGATGGTCGAAATGGGCTTTACGGCCGTGAAGTTCGACCCGGCCGGTCCTTACACCAACTATTCCGGCCACCAGCTCTCCCTTGGTGTCATGGATCGCTGCGAGGAGTTCTGCCGCAAGATCCGCGATGCCGTCGGAAGCAGCGCCGACCTTCTCTTCGGTACCCACGGCCAGATGGTTCCGTCCTCGGCGATCCGTCTCGCGCGTCGCCTGGAGAAGTACGATCCGCTTTGGTTCGAAGAGCCGGTTCCGCCGGGACAGGAGGCGGCGATGGCCGAGGTCGCGCGTGCAACCTCGATTCCCGTTTCGACCGGCGAACGGCTGACGACCAAGTACGAGTTCCAGCGCGTGCTCGAACTGAAGGCTGCCTCGATCCTGCAGATGAACGTGGCGCGTGTCGGCGGCTTGCTGGAGGCGAAGAAGATCGCCGGCATGGCCGAGGCCCATTACGCCCAGATCGCACCGCATCTCTATAACGGCCCGGTGGGGGCCGCCGCCTCAATCCAGCTATCGGCTGCAACGCCGAACTTTCTCATCCACGAGGCGATCCTCGACTTCTCCGGTTTCCATGCCGACGTGCTGAAGACCAAGCTCGCCGTCGAGGACGGTTATCTCATCCCGTCACGCGAGCCTGGCCTCGGCATCGAACTCAACATGGACGTGGTCGAAAAGCACACGCCCTACACCGGTGAGCGCCTGCATCTGCAGATGGACAGCCGGCCGGCCGACGTGAAGGCCTTCGCGCCCGCGCGCGGGTGA
- a CDS encoding GMC family oxidoreductase, whose protein sequence is MIYDYIIVGAGSAGCILASRLSENGRHKVLLIEAGGNDNSFWFKIPVGYARSYYNPEVNWMYSSEPEAALQDRSIYVPRGKVQGGSGSINAMIYVRGARDDFDDWKAAGNAGWGYDDVLPYFRRLETHARGSSEWHGGDGPIHITPMRGMTHPITDAFLESCGSLQLPLNEDFNGASIEGAGVYDVNTNNGRRSHSSAEYLRPALKRPNLTIERYAQAERLVFGDDGRVTGVDVVQSGVRRRFTAGREVILAAGAVGSPQLLQVSGVGDSKALSSLGVKTQRHLPAVGQNLQDHLCASFYYRATIPTLNDEFGSLFGQMRLGLQYLLTGKGPLSMSVNQAGGFFRGRPDEERPNIQLYFNPLSYRIPKDPKAGLKPEPYPGYLICFNSCRPTSRGSISIASGDPAQKPLIRPNYLTTDRDVDEVLQGSRLVRRIASASALSSLTAEEISPAPRVESDDDLIEYFRENSGSIYHLCGTCGMGPDQSNSVVDNRLRVHSVPGLRVVDASIFPNITAGNINAPTMMVAEKGADLILADAA, encoded by the coding sequence ATGATCTACGATTACATCATCGTCGGCGCCGGGTCGGCGGGCTGCATTCTTGCGAGCAGGCTTAGCGAAAATGGGCGTCACAAGGTGCTTTTGATCGAGGCCGGCGGCAACGACAACTCCTTCTGGTTCAAGATCCCGGTTGGCTACGCCCGCAGCTACTACAATCCTGAGGTCAACTGGATGTATTCGAGCGAGCCAGAGGCCGCACTGCAGGATCGCAGCATCTACGTGCCGCGCGGCAAGGTCCAGGGCGGCTCGGGTTCGATCAACGCGATGATCTACGTGCGCGGCGCGCGCGACGATTTCGACGACTGGAAAGCGGCCGGCAATGCCGGCTGGGGCTATGACGATGTGCTGCCCTATTTCCGGCGCCTGGAAACCCATGCGCGCGGATCGTCCGAATGGCATGGCGGCGACGGCCCGATCCACATCACCCCGATGCGCGGCATGACGCATCCGATCACCGATGCCTTTCTCGAAAGCTGCGGATCGCTGCAACTGCCGCTGAATGAGGATTTCAACGGCGCCTCGATCGAAGGCGCCGGCGTCTACGACGTCAACACCAACAATGGCCGCCGTTCGCATTCGAGTGCCGAGTATTTGCGTCCGGCGCTCAAGCGACCCAACCTGACGATCGAGCGCTACGCCCAGGCCGAGCGGCTGGTCTTTGGGGATGACGGGCGCGTGACCGGCGTCGATGTCGTCCAGAGCGGTGTCCGCCGGCGCTTTACGGCGGGGCGCGAGGTCATCCTGGCGGCCGGTGCCGTCGGCAGCCCGCAACTGCTGCAGGTCTCGGGTGTCGGCGACAGCAAGGCGCTGTCCTCGCTCGGGGTCAAGACGCAGCGGCATTTGCCGGCCGTTGGGCAGAACCTCCAGGATCACCTCTGCGCCAGCTTCTACTATCGGGCCACCATCCCGACCCTCAATGACGAGTTCGGCAGCCTGTTCGGCCAGATGCGGCTCGGCCTGCAATATCTGCTCACCGGCAAGGGCCCGCTCTCGATGAGCGTCAATCAGGCCGGTGGCTTCTTCCGCGGCAGACCTGACGAAGAGCGGCCGAACATCCAGCTCTATTTCAATCCGCTCTCCTATCGCATCCCCAAAGATCCGAAGGCGGGGCTGAAGCCGGAGCCCTATCCCGGCTACCTGATCTGCTTCAATTCCTGTCGACCGACGAGCCGCGGCAGTATTTCGATCGCGTCAGGCGACCCCGCGCAAAAGCCGCTGATCCGGCCGAACTACCTGACGACCGACCGAGACGTCGACGAAGTGCTGCAGGGAAGTCGACTGGTACGGCGGATCGCGTCGGCCTCGGCGCTCTCTTCGCTGACGGCGGAAGAGATTTCGCCAGCGCCGCGGGTTGAAAGCGACGACGACCTGATAGAGTACTTCCGCGAAAATTCCGGCTCGATCTATCATCTCTGCGGCACCTGCGGCATGGGGCCGGATCAATCGAACTCGGTGGTCGACAACCGCCTGCGCGTCCACAGCGTTCCGGGTCTGCGCGTCGTCGACGCCTCGATCTTCCCCAACATTACGGCCGGCAACATCAACGCGCCGACGATGATGGTTGCCGAGAAAGGCGCCGATCTCATCCTGGCGGACGCGGCCTGA
- a CDS encoding LysR substrate-binding domain-containing protein: protein MKVFEVVGQTRSFTRAAERLNLTQSAVSRQVRNLEDELGEDLLIRRHHHLELTPAGAELLATIQEAFHSIEVSLRSITEKSNQNRLRINVPPTFAKRWLLPRLARLREALPDVDISISTEASDTLAERGLLDCAIRFGDGEWPMLDASILMTERHVVVCAPSLLEGAKVDGPSDLQRFAFLHVLASPDRRYLTWRHWLDAAGFQDVDTRGGLEFDLLDLAIEAACAGLGVTVADRSMVRNQLQSGQLVQLFDVEVEGHESYWFVTRPQSGGDRKVEAFRAWLLAEVAADRAD, encoded by the coding sequence ATGAAAGTCTTCGAAGTGGTCGGGCAGACGCGCAGCTTCACGCGCGCCGCCGAGCGCCTCAACCTGACGCAGAGCGCCGTCAGCAGGCAGGTCCGCAACCTCGAGGACGAGCTTGGCGAGGACCTGCTGATCCGCCGCCACCATCATCTGGAACTGACGCCCGCGGGCGCCGAGTTGCTGGCGACGATCCAAGAGGCGTTTCACAGCATCGAAGTGTCGTTGCGCAGCATCACCGAGAAGAGCAACCAGAACCGGCTGCGCATCAACGTGCCGCCGACCTTTGCCAAGCGCTGGCTGCTGCCACGCCTTGCCCGGTTGCGCGAGGCCCTGCCGGATGTGGACATCAGCATCAGCACCGAGGCTTCCGATACGCTTGCCGAGCGCGGGCTTCTCGACTGCGCCATCCGCTTCGGCGATGGCGAATGGCCGATGCTCGATGCGAGCATTCTGATGACGGAGCGGCATGTCGTCGTCTGCGCGCCTTCGCTTCTGGAGGGAGCGAAAGTCGACGGCCCGTCCGATCTTCAGCGTTTCGCCTTCCTGCATGTGCTCGCCTCGCCCGATCGGCGCTACCTCACCTGGCGTCATTGGCTGGACGCGGCCGGCTTCCAGGATGTCGATACCCGCGGTGGGCTGGAATTCGACCTGCTCGATCTTGCGATCGAGGCGGCCTGCGCTGGGCTCGGTGTCACCGTTGCCGACCGCTCCATGGTCCGCAACCAGCTGCAATCCGGTCAATTGGTGCAGCTCTTCGACGTCGAAGTCGAAGGCCACGAATCCTACTGGTTCGTGACGCGGCCGCAGTCCGGCGGCGACCGCAAGGTGGAAGCGTTCCGCGCCTGGCTGTTGGCGGAAGTGGCTGCCGATCGGGCCGACTGA
- a CDS encoding MFS transporter, producing MSSITETEIAVPSVSARSRYLQLALIVIAAGAIYPILYLRQSYQTTMLEVLKLSNTELGVLYSVLGTSFLVGYLPSGWLADRVQPRILILISMVGTGLLGLWYATLPGYSALLVIYCGFGVTTGLTFWAATLKQVNLIAGADEQGRFFGILDGGRGLVEALLASVAIALFVFTTETRAAGLATGFRDVVLHYAIVCIVVGVAYFAVSQPVAADRTARKREGSLLADIRTLLRIPEVWLVAAIIFCGYHVFLATYSFSAYLQEGGFGISAAMAGLIVTIKLWLRPVGGIGGGLLGDRYGKTGILFLSFIVAAASLVAMIVLPGIGSTVLFVGLVLLVGLITYTIRGLYWAILDDCHVPANITGLAIGIISLVGYAPDTYLPLVNGYLSDRYPGITGYQLYFGYIAAVCVLGAIFTLVLMARLKKKG from the coding sequence GTGAGCTCAATTACCGAAACCGAAATCGCCGTGCCATCCGTGTCGGCCCGCAGCCGCTACCTTCAACTGGCGCTGATCGTGATCGCCGCCGGTGCGATCTATCCGATCCTCTATCTTCGCCAGTCCTACCAGACGACGATGCTGGAGGTTCTGAAACTTTCGAACACCGAGCTTGGCGTCCTCTATTCCGTTCTCGGTACCAGCTTCCTCGTCGGCTATTTGCCGAGCGGTTGGCTTGCCGACCGCGTCCAGCCGCGCATCCTGATCCTCATCTCCATGGTTGGCACGGGTCTGCTTGGCCTCTGGTACGCGACGCTGCCTGGCTACTCCGCCCTTCTCGTCATTTACTGCGGCTTCGGCGTCACGACGGGTCTGACGTTCTGGGCGGCCACGCTCAAGCAGGTCAATCTGATCGCCGGCGCTGACGAACAGGGACGTTTCTTCGGCATTCTCGATGGCGGCCGCGGCCTCGTCGAAGCGCTGCTGGCAAGCGTCGCCATCGCGCTCTTCGTCTTCACGACGGAAACGCGCGCCGCCGGGCTTGCCACGGGTTTCCGTGATGTCGTTCTGCATTATGCCATCGTCTGCATCGTCGTCGGCGTTGCCTATTTCGCCGTGTCGCAGCCGGTTGCTGCGGACAGGACCGCGCGCAAGCGCGAGGGCAGCCTTCTCGCCGACATCAGGACACTACTTCGCATCCCCGAAGTGTGGCTGGTCGCTGCGATCATCTTCTGCGGTTACCACGTCTTCCTCGCCACCTACAGCTTCTCGGCCTATCTGCAGGAAGGCGGCTTCGGGATTTCGGCGGCGATGGCCGGTTTGATCGTCACGATCAAGCTGTGGTTGCGTCCGGTAGGCGGCATTGGCGGCGGCTTGCTCGGCGACCGTTACGGCAAGACCGGCATTCTGTTCTTGAGCTTCATTGTCGCGGCCGCCAGTCTGGTGGCAATGATCGTCCTGCCGGGCATCGGCTCGACCGTCCTCTTTGTCGGGCTGGTGCTGCTCGTTGGCCTCATCACCTATACGATCCGCGGTCTCTACTGGGCGATCCTCGACGATTGCCATGTGCCGGCCAACATCACCGGTCTCGCGATCGGCATCATTTCGCTCGTCGGCTACGCGCCCGACACCTACCTGCCGCTGGTCAACGGATACCTCTCGGACCGCTATCCGGGCATCACCGGCTACCAGCTCTATTTCGGCTACATCGCCGCCGTCTGCGTCCTCGGCGCCATCTTCACCCTGGTGCTGATGGCCCGCCTCAAGAAAAAGGGATGA
- a CDS encoding ABC transporter ATP-binding protein — protein MSDALLQIRNLNVDYLLDEGAFRAVNDVSFDVRRGELFGLAGESGCGKSTIAYAITRLSKAPAWVAGGEILLDGQDLLKMPESALQNVRWRRIGMVFQSAMNSLNPLMRVEAQFFDVLHKHTGATRPQARARAEEMFRLVGIPAGRLDDYPHQFSGGMRQRIVIAICLALKPELIIMDEPTTALDVVVQREILEQLVDLQRSLGFSVLFITHDLHLMAQLCHRIGVMLKGQLVEVGDTQQISRAPIHDYTRKLWGAIPQLPRSVRSLGVVE, from the coding sequence ATGAGCGACGCGCTGCTTCAGATCCGCAACCTGAATGTCGACTATCTGCTCGACGAGGGGGCATTTCGCGCCGTCAACGACGTCTCGTTCGACGTTCGTCGCGGCGAACTCTTCGGGCTTGCCGGCGAGTCCGGCTGCGGCAAGAGCACGATCGCCTATGCGATCACCCGCCTGTCGAAGGCGCCGGCCTGGGTTGCCGGCGGAGAAATCCTGCTCGATGGACAGGACCTTCTCAAGATGCCGGAATCCGCCTTGCAGAATGTCCGCTGGCGGCGGATCGGCATGGTCTTCCAGAGCGCCATGAACTCGCTCAACCCGCTGATGCGGGTCGAGGCGCAGTTCTTCGACGTGCTGCACAAGCACACCGGCGCGACGCGGCCGCAGGCACGGGCGCGGGCGGAGGAGATGTTCCGGCTCGTCGGCATTCCGGCGGGTCGCCTCGATGATTATCCGCACCAGTTCAGCGGCGGCATGCGACAGCGGATCGTCATCGCGATCTGCCTGGCGCTGAAGCCGGAACTCATCATCATGGACGAGCCGACCACGGCGCTCGACGTGGTGGTGCAGCGGGAAATTCTGGAACAGCTTGTCGACCTGCAGCGCAGCCTCGGCTTCTCCGTGCTGTTCATCACCCATGACCTGCATCTGATGGCGCAGCTCTGCCACCGGATCGGTGTTATGTTGAAGGGGCAACTGGTCGAGGTCGGCGATACGCAACAGATCAGCCGTGCGCCGATCCACGACTACACGCGCAAACTCTGGGGCGCGATCCCGCAGCTGCCGCGTTCCGTCCGCAGCCTGGGGGTCGTCGAATGA
- a CDS encoding beta-N-acetylhexosaminidase, whose product MTFAAKSEFLLETLWVPVGTTDSSVYALTLTNNSDRVLKGFRLGVSGPARINPAAEIEGGKLLVRLSNYAEFAPPESLEVQPGASWTLKAHGMSYEPRHWTDGANAAFLVLSDGTMAPVAVLASRAHGDNAELKRGAAVYPVPKVAPVPVSIVPWPQAVSVSGQLVAPPGLDLKPEGETAQRAAKAFADLTASLFPVEGVVRPASEGGFPVELSKATDLGPEAYSVRFSPAGVSVSGSTETGLLYGLITLGQILRGARLHPGTFVFPTGGEIKDEPALAWRGTHLDVARQFYGTAEVERFLQLMAWNKLNRFHWHLTDDEAWRVEIDAYPALTEIGAWRGHGRKIPPLLGSGPQPTGGYYTKAAIRQIVALAASLGIEVMPEIDIPGHSFAMLQAIPELRDPEEQGSYFSVQGFPDNCLNPAREETYRVLEIIFDELIELFPMRTIHVGADEVPLGAWSGSPQALARLRALAGGEVAETHAKRLNVVTNTHGADEIDGSGAAVLQGEFLARVQAFLASRDCVTGGWQEAAHGNVIDKKKSLLFGWRTVEASAALAEEGYDIVVCPGQVYYLDMANSPAWSEPGASWAGWSDPERLYTFDPVEGWTDAQKKHLLGVQCCIWSEPMTDRAVFDRLVFPRLSALAETGWTRPERKSFKRFEALVGLMPVLYGFYATE is encoded by the coding sequence ATGACGTTTGCCGCTAAATCTGAATTCCTGCTGGAAACCCTCTGGGTGCCCGTCGGCACAACCGACAGTTCCGTCTATGCACTGACCTTGACCAACAACTCGGATCGAGTGCTCAAGGGTTTTCGCCTCGGCGTTTCCGGCCCGGCTCGTATCAACCCGGCTGCCGAGATCGAGGGGGGCAAGCTGCTGGTCCGCCTCTCCAACTATGCCGAGTTCGCACCGCCGGAAAGTCTCGAAGTGCAGCCGGGCGCCAGCTGGACGCTGAAGGCGCACGGCATGAGCTATGAGCCGCGCCACTGGACCGATGGCGCCAACGCTGCCTTTCTGGTGCTCTCCGACGGCACGATGGCGCCGGTGGCGGTGCTTGCCTCACGGGCCCATGGCGACAACGCCGAGCTGAAGCGTGGCGCCGCCGTCTATCCGGTACCGAAGGTGGCGCCGGTGCCGGTCTCGATCGTGCCGTGGCCGCAGGCGGTTTCCGTTTCCGGCCAGCTGGTGGCGCCTCCGGGTCTCGATCTGAAGCCCGAAGGCGAGACGGCCCAGCGCGCTGCAAAGGCGTTTGCCGATCTCACCGCAAGCCTGTTCCCGGTCGAGGGTGTCGTCCGCCCGGCGTCGGAAGGCGGCTTTCCAGTTGAGCTGTCGAAAGCAACGGATCTTGGGCCGGAAGCCTATAGCGTTCGCTTCTCTCCCGCCGGCGTCTCCGTTTCCGGCAGCACCGAGACCGGCCTTCTCTATGGCCTGATCACGCTCGGGCAGATCCTGCGCGGCGCGCGGCTGCATCCGGGCACCTTCGTGTTTCCGACCGGCGGCGAGATCAAGGACGAGCCGGCGCTTGCCTGGCGCGGCACCCATCTCGACGTAGCCCGGCAATTCTACGGCACCGCCGAGGTCGAGCGCTTCCTGCAGCTGATGGCGTGGAACAAGCTCAACCGCTTCCACTGGCACCTGACCGACGACGAGGCCTGGCGCGTCGAGATCGACGCCTATCCTGCGCTCACCGAAATCGGCGCCTGGCGCGGTCACGGCCGCAAGATCCCGCCGCTGCTCGGTTCGGGCCCGCAACCGACCGGCGGTTACTACACCAAGGCGGCGATCCGTCAGATCGTGGCGCTCGCCGCAAGCCTCGGCATCGAGGTGATGCCCGAAATCGACATTCCCGGCCATTCCTTTGCGATGCTGCAGGCGATCCCGGAACTGCGCGACCCTGAGGAGCAGGGGAGCTATTTTTCGGTGCAGGGCTTCCCGGACAATTGCCTCAACCCGGCACGCGAAGAGACCTATCGCGTGCTGGAGATCATCTTCGACGAACTGATCGAGCTGTTCCCGATGCGGACCATTCATGTCGGCGCCGACGAAGTGCCGCTCGGTGCCTGGTCGGGCTCGCCTCAAGCGCTCGCACGGCTTCGTGCGCTCGCCGGCGGCGAAGTTGCCGAAACGCATGCCAAGCGCTTGAACGTCGTCACCAACACCCACGGCGCCGATGAGATCGACGGATCGGGTGCTGCGGTACTGCAGGGCGAATTCCTGGCACGCGTGCAGGCGTTCCTCGCCAGCCGCGATTGCGTCACCGGCGGCTGGCAGGAGGCCGCGCATGGCAATGTCATCGACAAGAAAAAGTCGCTGCTTTTCGGCTGGCGAACCGTCGAGGCTTCGGCAGCACTTGCCGAGGAAGGCTACGACATCGTCGTCTGCCCCGGCCAGGTCTACTATCTCGACATGGCCAACAGCCCGGCCTGGTCGGAGCCTGGCGCCAGTTGGGCCGGCTGGTCGGATCCGGAAAGGCTATACACTTTCGATCCGGTGGAGGGCTGGACCGACGCGCAGAAAAAGCACCTGCTCGGCGTGCAATGCTGCATCTGGTCCGAGCCGATGACCGACCGCGCCGTCTTCGATCGCCTCGTCTTCCCACGGCTTTCGGCACTGGCCGAAACCGGCTGGACCCGACCGGAGCGAAAGTCCTTCAAACGCTTTGAGGCGCTCGTCGGGCTGATGCCCGTCCTCTACGGCTTCTATGCCACCGAATAG
- a CDS encoding ABC transporter ATP-binding protein, which produces MNVMPVSSTIVDQQDAIVRLKDIRRSFGAVEALRGISLSLKPGRALALVGESGCGKTTCARIVARLDGPSAGTMQFRGADVTEAGDRAAEKARRRAIQMVFQDPFASLNPVFSIYHHLARPLLLHGHAKNAGEARAAVARLLADVGLDPNVTARKFPHELSGGQRQRVNIARALAVAPDVLVADEPTSMLDVSIRLDILELLARIKRERNLAMLYITHDIATAAHIAEEVVVMFAGQMVEWGETNAVIGTPRHPYTQLLLSAVPDPDRPFVPGQSARFLAHAEEVRRLSRPASYAVEEVAENHFVRALGQAPA; this is translated from the coding sequence ATGAACGTGATGCCGGTGTCGAGCACAATCGTTGACCAACAGGACGCGATCGTCCGCCTGAAGGATATCAGGCGCAGCTTCGGTGCAGTCGAGGCACTCAGGGGGATTTCGTTGTCGCTGAAGCCCGGGCGCGCGCTCGCGCTCGTCGGTGAATCCGGCTGCGGCAAGACAACCTGCGCCCGCATTGTCGCGCGGCTTGATGGGCCGAGCGCCGGAACGATGCAATTTCGCGGCGCCGACGTGACCGAGGCGGGGGACCGCGCCGCCGAGAAGGCGCGCCGCCGCGCCATCCAGATGGTTTTTCAGGACCCGTTCGCGTCGCTCAATCCGGTGTTCTCGATCTACCATCACCTCGCGCGGCCGTTGCTTTTGCACGGCCATGCAAAGAACGCCGGCGAAGCGAGGGCCGCGGTTGCGCGTCTGCTTGCCGATGTCGGCCTCGATCCGAATGTGACGGCACGAAAATTTCCGCACGAGCTTTCCGGCGGTCAGCGCCAGCGCGTCAACATCGCCCGGGCGCTCGCTGTCGCGCCGGATGTGCTGGTCGCCGACGAGCCGACGTCGATGCTCGATGTTTCGATCCGCCTCGATATCCTGGAGCTTCTCGCGCGCATCAAGCGCGAACGGAACCTCGCCATGCTCTACATCACCCATGATATCGCCACCGCTGCGCACATCGCCGAAGAGGTGGTGGTGATGTTTGCCGGCCAGATGGTCGAGTGGGGCGAGACCAATGCCGTCATCGGCACACCCCGCCATCCCTATACCCAACTTCTGCTTTCGGCCGTTCCTGACCCGGATCGCCCGTTCGTGCCGGGGCAGAGCGCCCGCTTCCTTGCCCATGCCGAAGAGGTGCGGCGCCTCAGCCGGCCGGCGTCGTATGCGGTGGAGGAGGTGGCCGAAAACCATTTCGTCCGCGCCCTTGGCCAAGCTCCTGCGTGA